The Wansuia hejianensis genomic interval AAGATTTTGCAACGGTTAATCCCTATCTGGGCAGCGACGGCGTGAAACCTTTTCTGAAGGTCTGCAGGGAAGAGAAGAAGGGCATCTTTATTCTGGTGAAAACCTCGAATCCTTCCAGTGGGGAATTCCAGGACCGTCTGGTGGACGGCCGTCCTCTGTATGAGCTGGTGGGCGAGAAGGTAGCCCAGTGGGGTGAAGAGGCGATGGGTGATGACTACAGCTACGTCGGCGCGGTTGTGGGCGCCACCTATCCGGAAATGGGCAGGATATTGCGGAAAATAATGCCTAAGAGCTACATCCTGGTGCCTGGATACGGCGCCCAGGGCGGGAAAGGCAAAGACCTGGTGCATTTCTTCAATGAAGACGGCCTGGGTGCAATTGTTAATTCCTCGAGAGGCATTATTGCCGCTTACCGTCATGAACAGTATGGATCCTTCGGGCCTGAGCATTTTGCGGAGGCATCGAGACAGGCGGTTCTGGATATGGTTTCAGATATCAGAGGGGCACTGGAGGCGGTGAAATGAAGGTAAAGGAATGGTGCAGGGTGGCCAGCCAGGAGGAAATAGCCGCGGGGATCTACAGCATGTGGCTGGAGACACCATCTATAGCGGCACAGGCCAGGCCGGGACAGTTTGTATCTCTTTACTGTCAGGACGGAAGCCGTCTGCTTCCGAGGCCAATCAGCCTCTGTGAGATTGACGGGAAGAATGGCCGGCTGCGTCTGGTCTACCGTGTGGCAGGAAAGGGAACAGCAGAATTTTCCGGTCTGAAGGCTGGAGACCAGATCTCTGTGCTCGGACCTCTGGGAAACGGTTTCCCACTGGAAGAGGCGGCTGGAAAATCTGTGTTTCTGATGGGCGGCGGGATTGGAATTCCGCCTATGCTGGAGACTGCGAAGCAGCTTCGGGCAGAAAAACAGCTGATTCTGGGATACCGGGACGATTGCTTTCTACTGGAAGAGTTTGAGAAGGCCGGGACAGTCTATACGGCTACAGAAGACGGAAGCCGGGGGACCCGGGGGAATGTTCTGGACGCTGTCAGAGAGCAGGAGCTTTCGGCAGAGGTGATCTTTGCATGCGGCCCGACGCCCATGCTGCGCGCTGTCAAGCAGTATGCGGCGGTGCGGGGCATCCCCTGCTGGATTTCCATGGAAGAGAAAATGGCCTGCGGGATCGGAGCCTGCCTGGCCTGCGTCTGCCAGTCCAGGGAAGTGGACGGGCATTCTCACGTACACAATAAGCGGATTTGTAAGGACGGTCCGGTATTTGAAGCGTCGGAGGTGGAGCTGTGATGAATACGAAAGTAAACCTGGCCGGAGTGGAGCTGAAGAATCCGGTTATGACAGCTTCAGGAACATTTGGTTCAGGGGCGGAATACAGTGAATTTGTGGATCTCGGCAGGCTGGGAGCGGTGGTGACCAAGGGTGTGGCCAACGTGCCCTGGCCAGGTAATCCGACACCCAGGATCGCTGAGGTCTACGGCGGCATGCTGAACGCCATTGGACTGCAAAATCCGGGCATTGACGTGTTCTGCAAGCGGGATATTCCGTACCTGAGGCAGTTCGACACGAAGATCATCGTGAACGTCTGCGGCAGGACCGTAGAGGATTATTGTGAAGTGGCGGAGCGGCTGGGAGATGAGCCGGTTGATCTGCTGGAGATCAATATTTCCTGTCCCAACGTGAAGGAGGGCGGGATTGCTTTCGGGCAAGATCCAAGGGCAGTGGAAGCTATCACCGCCGAGGTGAAAAAACACGCGAAACAACCGGTAATTATGAAGCTTAGCCCCAATGTGACGGATATAACAGAAATGGCCCGGGCTGCCGAGGCGGGAGGGGCCGACGTGCTTTCCCTGATCAACACGCTGACCGGCATGAAGATAGATATTCAGAAAAGAACCTTTGCTTTGGCCAACAAGACGGGAGGAATGTCAGGCCCGGCAGTTAAGCCAGTGGCGCTCCGGATGGTCTACCAGGCTGCCCGCGCGGTAAAGGTGCCGGTCATCGGGATGGGCGGGATTTCTACCGCGGAGGACGCCCTGGAATTCCTGCTGGCAGGAGCTTCGGCTGTATCAGTGGGGACGGCAAACTTCTACAATCCATACGCAACGATGGAGATTGCGGAAGGGATTGTAAATTACATGAAAGAGAACGGCGTCGAAGAGATACAGGAACTGATCGGCGCAGTAAAATAAAGGTTACTGTTTTTTGCGAGTGGAGCGAAACAAAAAACGCAGGAAGCCGGAGGTATGAGGGAGAATGTATGAATTGATACAAGTGACAGACCGGAGCTATTATATTCAAAGCCCTTCCAAAATTGGCCTTGTGAGATTAAACGATTCGGATGTATGCCTGATTGACAGTGGCAATGATAAAGACGCGGGGCGCAAGATACGTCAGATTCTGAACGGGCGCGGCTGGCATTTAGCGGCCATTTACAATACTCATTCCAATGCCGATCACATAGGAGGCAACCGGTATCTGCAGGGTCAGACGGGATGCAAGATCTATGCGCCGGGCATTGAATGTGCGTTCACAAGCCATCCGGTTTTAGAGCCGGCGTTTCTATACGGCGCGTTTCCGCCGCGGGAACTGCGTCATAAATTCCTCATGGCGCAGGAGAGTAACGCGGCATATCTGACGAAAGAAGTATTGCCGGAGGGCTTTGAGATTCTTCCGCTGCCCGGACACTTTTTCGGTATGGTGGGCTATAGAACCCCGGATGGCGTCGTCTATCTGGCCGACTGCCTGTCCAGCAGACAGACCCTGGACAAATACCAGATCAGTTTTATCTATGACGTCGGTGCATACCTGGATACCCTTGAGAGGGTCAAGGCGTTGCGCGCAGTGATGTTTATTCCGGCTCACGCGGAGCCGGCGGAAGACATCGCTCCGCTGGCACAGTACAACATCGGCAAGGTGTGGGAGATTGCGGATAAGATTGTTTCCCTCTGCGAAGAGCCCCTCTGCTTTGAGAACCTGCTGCAAAAAGTATTTTCAGCATATGGACTGGCGATGGATTTTGAACAGTATGTGCTGGTGGGCAGCACCGTCCGTTCCTATCTGGCCTGGTTAAAAGACAACGGACGTATCGAAGCCGTATTTGAGAAAAATATGCTTCTCTGGAAGAAGGCATAGAACTATGAAGA includes:
- the pyrF gene encoding orotidine-5'-phosphate decarboxylase, translating into MINRLIEKIKKTNAPIVVGLDPMLSYVPEQVQNKAFGEFGETLEGAAEAIWQFNKAIVDAVCDLIPAVKPQVAMYEQFGVPGMAAYEKTVAYCQEKGLVVIGDIKRGDIGSTSEAYAVGHLGRVRVGSRSYAGFHEDFATVNPYLGSDGVKPFLKVCREEKKGIFILVKTSNPSSGEFQDRLVDGRPLYELVGEKVAQWGEEAMGDDYSYVGAVVGATYPEMGRILRKIMPKSYILVPGYGAQGGKGKDLVHFFNEDGLGAIVNSSRGIIAAYRHEQYGSFGPEHFAEASRQAVLDMVSDIRGALEAVK
- a CDS encoding dihydroorotate dehydrogenase electron transfer subunit, whose protein sequence is MKVKEWCRVASQEEIAAGIYSMWLETPSIAAQARPGQFVSLYCQDGSRLLPRPISLCEIDGKNGRLRLVYRVAGKGTAEFSGLKAGDQISVLGPLGNGFPLEEAAGKSVFLMGGGIGIPPMLETAKQLRAEKQLILGYRDDCFLLEEFEKAGTVYTATEDGSRGTRGNVLDAVREQELSAEVIFACGPTPMLRAVKQYAAVRGIPCWISMEEKMACGIGACLACVCQSREVDGHSHVHNKRICKDGPVFEASEVEL
- a CDS encoding dihydroorotate dehydrogenase, whose protein sequence is MNTKVNLAGVELKNPVMTASGTFGSGAEYSEFVDLGRLGAVVTKGVANVPWPGNPTPRIAEVYGGMLNAIGLQNPGIDVFCKRDIPYLRQFDTKIIVNVCGRTVEDYCEVAERLGDEPVDLLEINISCPNVKEGGIAFGQDPRAVEAITAEVKKHAKQPVIMKLSPNVTDITEMARAAEAGGADVLSLINTLTGMKIDIQKRTFALANKTGGMSGPAVKPVALRMVYQAARAVKVPVIGMGGISTAEDALEFLLAGASAVSVGTANFYNPYATMEIAEGIVNYMKENGVEEIQELIGAVK
- a CDS encoding MBL fold metallo-hydrolase, translated to MYELIQVTDRSYYIQSPSKIGLVRLNDSDVCLIDSGNDKDAGRKIRQILNGRGWHLAAIYNTHSNADHIGGNRYLQGQTGCKIYAPGIECAFTSHPVLEPAFLYGAFPPRELRHKFLMAQESNAAYLTKEVLPEGFEILPLPGHFFGMVGYRTPDGVVYLADCLSSRQTLDKYQISFIYDVGAYLDTLERVKALRAVMFIPAHAEPAEDIAPLAQYNIGKVWEIADKIVSLCEEPLCFENLLQKVFSAYGLAMDFEQYVLVGSTVRSYLAWLKDNGRIEAVFEKNMLLWKKA